The Sphingomonas alpina genome has a segment encoding these proteins:
- a CDS encoding efflux RND transporter permease subunit, giving the protein MNFRNISAWSIRNPVPSIVLFIALSIAGVFSFMSMQVNNDPDIDFPMAIIIINQPGAAPTELETQVTQRVESAVRSLQGIDEISSTVTEGQSQTMVQLTIGTPIDRAVIDIRDAITQIRNDLPDGILEPQIYRANTSGNDLASYSAITSDMTIEQLSWYIDNNVSKELLSVPGMATVSRNGGVSREIRIILDPLKLQAQGLTASQVNQQLRQVNLNAAGGRAEIAGSEQSVRVLGNAKNAYELGQTQISVGGGRTVRLADIGRVRDLYAEQRSQSEFDGKQVVTFDFQRAKGASDVAVFHAAEKKLADLEKRNPKVQFKLIFNETQYAEAQYHSAIEALIEGALLAVLVVFLFLRDWRATVISALAIPLSAIPTFWFMELMGFNLNQLTLLALSLVAGVLVDDAIVEIENIVRHMRMGKTAYQASIDAADEIGLAVLATTMAIVAVFLPVGLMPGVSGQFFKNFGLTVVAAVLMSLAVARLLTPMIAAYFLKAFGHAEHGEGRLMQAYLTTLKWTLRHRWSAVVGGMSALALTVVCFYFLPMTFQPDQDQDATTALVEMVPGTTLEQTSKVVKQVADILAAEKPAVRSVYSRSFVGNGRVTALFNKDKGMTSTQFEQRLAPKLNTIADARVTFRSQNGWGGSGRALTIVLGGDDPKLLNETAVKLVREMAKLPILVAPRISGDLQRPEIVIKPRLDLAANLGVTTAALSNAIRIATLGDIDQNSAKFSLSDRQVPIRVALDENARERLSTIQNLPVATVTGGSVPLNVIADIGFGAGPTKIERVAQQRQITVGTDLAPGVVSGTAQTQIHNLPTMKNLPIGVGELTLGQTKWQAEMIKNFFIAVIAGVGLVFAVLVLLYRRVLPPLVNMGSLLLAPLGGLFALLVTGNPLSMPVFIGLLMLLGIVAKNSILLIDFALEEIEKGVEVTTAIIDAGHKRAQPIVMTTVAMVAGMVPTALSLGGDGSWRAPMGITVIGGLTLSTILTLLIVPASFSLAVGVEKWIGPKLRRGLLTYKPGDDGMPVIDHGPRPQLPPHPAGRISGPQSGDDLPHPAE; this is encoded by the coding sequence ATGAATTTCCGGAACATCTCGGCCTGGTCGATCCGCAACCCGGTACCGTCGATCGTGCTGTTCATCGCGCTGTCGATCGCCGGGGTCTTCAGCTTCATGAGCATGCAGGTCAATAACGACCCCGACATCGATTTCCCGATGGCGATCATCATCATCAACCAGCCCGGCGCCGCGCCGACCGAGCTCGAGACCCAGGTCACGCAGCGCGTCGAATCCGCGGTGCGCAGCCTGCAGGGCATCGACGAGATCAGCTCGACGGTGACCGAAGGCCAGTCGCAGACCATGGTGCAGCTCACCATCGGTACGCCGATCGATCGTGCCGTCATCGATATTCGCGATGCGATCACGCAGATCCGCAACGACCTGCCCGATGGCATTCTCGAACCGCAAATCTATCGCGCGAACACCAGCGGCAACGATCTCGCCAGCTATTCCGCAATCACCTCCGACATGACGATCGAGCAGCTGAGCTGGTACATCGATAATAATGTCAGCAAGGAATTGCTGTCGGTTCCCGGCATGGCGACGGTCAGCCGCAATGGCGGCGTCAGCCGCGAGATCCGCATCATCCTCGATCCGTTGAAGCTGCAGGCACAGGGCTTGACGGCGAGCCAAGTCAACCAGCAGCTCCGCCAAGTCAATCTCAATGCCGCCGGCGGTCGCGCGGAGATCGCCGGATCCGAGCAATCGGTCCGCGTGCTCGGCAATGCCAAGAATGCTTATGAGCTTGGTCAGACGCAGATTTCGGTCGGCGGCGGACGAACCGTGCGCCTCGCCGATATCGGCCGCGTGCGCGACCTTTATGCAGAACAGCGTTCACAATCCGAATTCGACGGGAAGCAAGTCGTCACCTTCGATTTCCAGCGCGCCAAAGGCGCGTCGGACGTGGCGGTGTTCCATGCCGCCGAGAAGAAGCTGGCGGACTTGGAGAAGCGCAATCCGAAGGTCCAGTTCAAGCTGATCTTCAACGAAACCCAATATGCCGAAGCACAATATCACAGCGCGATCGAAGCGCTGATCGAGGGCGCGCTGCTTGCGGTCCTGGTCGTGTTCCTGTTCTTGCGCGACTGGCGCGCGACGGTCATTTCCGCGCTGGCCATCCCGCTTTCGGCGATCCCGACCTTCTGGTTCATGGAATTGATGGGGTTCAACCTCAACCAGCTGACCCTGCTTGCGCTCAGCCTGGTCGCCGGCGTGCTGGTCGATGACGCGATCGTCGAGATCGAAAATATCGTCCGGCACATGCGCATGGGCAAAACCGCATATCAGGCGTCGATCGACGCCGCCGACGAGATCGGGCTGGCCGTGCTCGCCACCACCATGGCGATCGTCGCGGTGTTCCTGCCGGTCGGGCTGATGCCGGGCGTGTCGGGTCAGTTCTTCAAGAATTTCGGCCTGACCGTCGTCGCCGCGGTGCTGATGAGCCTCGCCGTGGCGCGTCTGCTCACGCCAATGATCGCGGCCTATTTCCTCAAGGCCTTCGGTCATGCCGAGCATGGCGAGGGGCGGCTGATGCAGGCCTATCTCACCACGCTCAAATGGACGCTGCGGCATCGCTGGTCGGCGGTCGTCGGCGGCATGAGCGCGCTCGCGCTGACCGTGGTGTGCTTCTATTTCCTGCCGATGACGTTCCAGCCTGATCAGGATCAGGACGCAACCACCGCGCTGGTCGAAATGGTGCCGGGAACGACGCTTGAGCAGACCAGCAAGGTGGTCAAGCAGGTCGCCGACATCCTGGCGGCGGAAAAGCCGGCGGTAAGATCAGTCTATTCACGCTCCTTTGTCGGTAACGGCCGGGTGACTGCCCTGTTCAACAAGGACAAGGGCATGACCAGTACCCAGTTCGAACAGAGGCTCGCGCCGAAGCTCAACACGATTGCCGATGCGCGCGTCACGTTCCGCTCGCAGAATGGCTGGGGCGGCAGCGGCCGCGCCTTGACCATCGTGCTTGGCGGCGACGATCCCAAGTTGCTCAACGAAACCGCGGTCAAGCTGGTGCGCGAAATGGCGAAATTGCCGATCCTCGTCGCGCCGCGGATCAGCGGTGACCTGCAGCGGCCGGAAATCGTGATCAAGCCGCGTCTCGACCTTGCCGCCAATCTGGGTGTCACGACCGCAGCGCTGTCGAATGCGATCCGTATCGCGACACTTGGCGATATCGATCAGAACAGCGCCAAATTTTCGCTGTCGGACCGGCAGGTGCCGATTCGTGTCGCGCTTGACGAGAATGCGCGCGAACGCCTGTCGACGATCCAGAATCTGCCGGTCGCGACCGTGACGGGTGGTTCGGTGCCGCTTAACGTGATTGCGGATATCGGCTTTGGCGCCGGACCGACCAAGATTGAACGCGTCGCGCAGCAGCGCCAGATCACGGTCGGCACTGACCTTGCCCCGGGCGTTGTCAGCGGCACGGCGCAAACCCAGATTCATAATCTGCCGACGATGAAGAATCTGCCGATCGGCGTTGGCGAGCTGACGCTCGGCCAGACCAAATGGCAGGCGGAGATGATCAAGAATTTCTTCATCGCGGTCATTGCCGGCGTCGGTCTGGTATTTGCGGTGCTGGTGCTGCTCTATCGCCGTGTCCTGCCGCCTTTGGTCAATATGGGGTCGCTGCTCCTGGCGCCGCTCGGTGGCCTGTTCGCGCTGCTCGTGACCGGCAACCCGCTGTCGATGCCGGTGTTCATCGGCCTGCTCATGCTGCTCGGCATCGTCGCCAAGAACTCGATCCTGCTGATCGACTTCGCGCTCGAGGAAATCGAGAAGGGCGTGGAAGTCACCACCGCGATCATTGATGCCGGGCACAAGCGCGCCCAGCCGATCGTCATGACCACGGTCGCGATGGTCGCGGGCATGGTGCCGACCGCGCTGTCGCTGGGCGGCGATGGCTCCTGGCGTGCGCCGATGGGCATCACCGTGATCGGTGGCCTGACCCTGTCGACGATCCTCACCTTGCTGATCGTGCCGGCAAGCTTCAGCCTGGCGGTCGGTGTCGAGAAGTGGATCGGGCCGAAACTGCGCCGCGGCCTGTTGACCTACAAGCCGGGCGATGACGGCATGCCAGTGATCGACCACGGCCCCCGGCCGCAATTGCCGCCGCATCCGGCCGGGCGCATCAGCGGACCGCAGTCCGGTGACGATCTCCCGCATCCTGCGGAGTAA
- a CDS encoding DUF445 domain-containing protein produces the protein MKLLARASRNAEAVPAGLRRMRIVATGLLVAMAVLFLATRALDDGHPAFGFIRAFAEAAMVGGLADWFAVTALFRHPLGLPIPHTAIIPRNKDRIGDTLAQFLRDNFLIPGVVARRMRQLDVASAAGRWLAAPAGSEGRLRRGASGLVANMLESFDPQRLGGMVKTAIGQRLRTLEVSPLLGQALTAAIAEKRHLPLLDGIIRWAAQVLSSNEHLVRAMVHERAGSILRWTGLDETLADKIISGLDGLVSDMAEDPEHPLRAKAEEGLEVLAYDLQYDPKMRARVEALKADLIDNPAMQQWLDGMWESARASLLKIARDPNAAMNGKLGDALRQLGTTLQEDPRLRATINRFTRRAAVGMAADYGDGIVRLVSETVRGWDARTITRRLENAVGRDLQYIRVNGTLVGGLVGLVIHAVDTLL, from the coding sequence ATGAAGCTGCTCGCCCGCGCATCCCGCAATGCCGAAGCCGTGCCTGCGGGGTTGCGCCGGATGCGAATCGTCGCGACCGGGCTGCTGGTTGCCATGGCGGTCTTGTTCCTGGCGACCCGCGCGCTGGATGACGGGCATCCGGCGTTCGGCTTCATTCGCGCCTTTGCCGAGGCGGCGATGGTCGGCGGCTTGGCCGACTGGTTCGCGGTCACCGCTCTCTTCCGCCATCCGCTCGGCCTGCCGATCCCGCACACCGCGATCATCCCGCGCAACAAGGACCGGATCGGCGATACGCTGGCGCAGTTCCTGCGCGACAATTTCCTCATCCCCGGTGTGGTCGCGCGGCGGATGCGGCAGCTCGATGTCGCCTCGGCGGCGGGGCGCTGGCTCGCCGCGCCGGCCGGCAGCGAAGGCCGGTTGCGGCGTGGCGCTTCGGGCCTGGTTGCCAATATGCTCGAATCCTTCGATCCGCAGCGTCTCGGCGGCATGGTCAAGACGGCGATCGGGCAGCGGTTGCGCACGCTCGAGGTGTCGCCGCTGCTCGGCCAGGCGCTGACCGCCGCGATCGCGGAAAAGCGGCATTTGCCGCTGCTCGACGGTATCATCCGCTGGGCAGCACAGGTGCTCAGTTCCAACGAGCATCTCGTGCGCGCGATGGTGCATGAACGCGCGGGGTCGATCCTGCGCTGGACTGGTCTCGACGAGACGCTTGCCGACAAGATCATTTCCGGGCTCGACGGGCTGGTCAGCGACATGGCCGAAGATCCGGAGCATCCGTTGCGCGCCAAGGCGGAGGAGGGGCTGGAGGTGCTGGCCTATGACCTGCAATACGATCCGAAGATGCGCGCGCGGGTCGAGGCGCTGAAGGCCGATCTGATCGACAATCCGGCGATGCAGCAATGGCTCGATGGCATGTGGGAAAGCGCGCGTGCCAGCCTGCTCAAGATCGCGCGAGACCCCAATGCCGCGATGAACGGCAAGCTTGGCGATGCGTTGCGCCAACTCGGCACGACATTACAGGAGGATCCCCGCCTGCGTGCAACCATCAACCGGTTCACGCGTCGTGCGGCGGTGGGCATGGCGGCGGATTATGGTGACGGTATCGTCCGGCTCGTATCGGAAACGGTGCGCGGCTGGGATGCGCGGACCATCACGCGCCGGCTGGAAAATGCCGTGGGGCGCGATCTGCAATATATCCGCGTCAACGGCACATTGGTCGGCGGCCTGGTCGGATTGGTCATTCATGCCGTGGACACGCTGCTTTGA